One window of the Shewanella khirikhana genome contains the following:
- a CDS encoding efflux RND transporter periplasmic adaptor subunit: MTKFRRFSRLGIGVLLGLCGAAGVSASVTQAPRPVKVTQIALADGMSQRLLPAEVRASERAGLSFRVSGEIQDIQVRPGEEVKAGQVLALLDPALYDQQLEVARAQYELARVLYQRNLSLVEQGVVSRNDFDKSKSNHDVAKAALDKAEVELAYTRLLAPYDGVISKRDKRQYEYVRAQETVLGIRSENLIDVSFQLPEQFIGAIQRYQANTGRILPPEVRFDSRDAWYTASLKEMSTVADSGTGSYTVILTLPMPEQLNILPGMSASVRVSLPAESGMQGPQIPAGALLEEAGKTWVFRWLAKEQKVEKVEVLLQDGKLISGLQDGDFLVIAGADELKDGQAAVRWVKERGL, encoded by the coding sequence ATGACCAAGTTCAGGCGGTTTTCCCGATTGGGAATAGGGGTACTGCTGGGCCTGTGCGGCGCGGCAGGTGTCAGCGCCAGCGTCACCCAGGCACCGCGGCCGGTAAAGGTGACTCAGATTGCCCTCGCCGACGGCATGAGCCAGCGCTTGCTGCCTGCCGAGGTCCGCGCCTCCGAGCGGGCGGGCTTGTCTTTCAGGGTCAGTGGTGAAATTCAGGACATTCAGGTGCGCCCCGGTGAAGAGGTGAAAGCGGGGCAAGTGCTGGCGCTGCTGGATCCTGCGCTTTACGATCAGCAACTCGAAGTGGCCCGCGCCCAATATGAACTCGCCCGGGTGCTGTATCAGCGCAACTTGAGCCTGGTGGAGCAAGGGGTGGTGTCCCGCAACGATTTTGATAAATCCAAGAGCAACCATGATGTGGCCAAAGCCGCCCTCGATAAGGCCGAGGTTGAGCTGGCCTATACCCGCCTGCTGGCGCCCTACGATGGGGTTATCTCCAAGCGCGACAAGCGCCAGTATGAATATGTCCGCGCTCAGGAAACTGTGCTGGGGATCCGCAGCGAAAACCTGATTGATGTGAGCTTCCAGCTGCCGGAGCAGTTTATCGGCGCCATCCAGCGTTATCAGGCCAATACCGGCCGCATCCTTCCGCCGGAAGTGCGTTTTGACAGCCGCGATGCCTGGTACACCGCCAGTTTGAAAGAAATGAGTACTGTGGCCGACAGCGGCACCGGCAGTTACACGGTGATTTTGACCTTGCCGATGCCGGAGCAGCTTAACATTCTGCCGGGAATGTCGGCGTCGGTCAGGGTGTCGCTGCCGGCCGAATCCGGTATGCAGGGGCCGCAAATCCCCGCCGGGGCTCTGCTGGAAGAAGCGGGCAAAACCTGGGTGTTCCGCTGGCTCGCCAAAGAGCAAAAAGTCGAGAAAGTCGAGGTGTTGTTGCAGGACGGTAAGCTGATTTCCGGCCTTCAGGACGGCGATTTTCTGGTTATTGCCGGTGCCGATGAACTCAAGGATGGCCAGGCCGCAGTGCGCTGGGTCAAGGAGCGGGGGCTGTAA